A stretch of DNA from Ovis aries strain OAR_USU_Benz2616 breed Rambouillet chromosome 14, ARS-UI_Ramb_v3.0, whole genome shotgun sequence:
ACCCTTCTCAGGCTCTGTGTCCCTCAAAGGACAACACTGCCAGGGCCTCCTCTCCAGGAGGCGCTCCCCACCGCCACCCGAAGTCTCAGGCCGGGTCCGTCTCTTGCAGGGGCTCCTCCAGCTGCCCCCCAGGTCACCCTAGGCTCCTCCGGGCAGGAAGCCTtgccctgggccctcagcagcTTCACTGAGTTGGGGGGCCAGCCGAGGGTCCCAGGACGCggggcagggaggtggagggCGGCTGGGGCAGAGGGTACAGCTGGGTGGCTTCACACTGTGCGGAGGCTGGGCTGCGAGCCTGAGGCTGAGGCGCCTCACAGTCCTGCCAGTTTAGCACAGAGCTTTCTTTACCTGcgaggacacacacagacacacaaatgaGGCTGCAGGACTGGTCAGTAGCCCCTCACCCCAACCAAGCCACACTGCTCTTCGTGTACGCAAGTCCATCTCCACTTCCAGAAATGGCCTGTGGCCCTGGGGAGCAGAGGACGTGCTGAGGGCCCCAGCTCTGCCTGGTGACCTGGCTCAGACAGCGgtaccccagccccagccccagcccctcagaGCTCCTCACAGCAAGGGCAGTAGAGCAGCTCCATGACCCGGAAGCAGTTGTCCAGCAGCGCTTTGGGCCGCACCAGCTTCAGGCTTCCCGGCGCACTCAGGAGGTTCAACACTGCTTCCACCTGGGGGCTGACCTCCATGCCCTGGAAGAGAGGAAACCTTTAGAGCCATAGATGCCACCCTCAGCCTGTGCAGAGATCCCAGGAGAGCTggcgggggtgagggtggggtgggcaaACTCATCCCGCCTGGAAAGAGGTGACCAGAACAGCCGAGAGTAACTTCTCTCCTTCCTGCAGGCGCCATTTTTCCTGGGAGGGGCTCCCTCAATGCCCTTCACTTGAGCACAACACACAGAgacttctctttttcctcctgggGGCGGCCAGACCGGGAGGAGGTGGGGGCATCCTCGCTGCTCCAGCGCAGGCCTGGCCGCCCTTGCATGAGGAGTCCCCGTCCCAGGGACACTGCCCTTCAGGTGCAGAGACCCACACCCACTCCAGGAAGAGGGAGCAGGACCTGCAGGAGGGTCGGTCGTATTGTGAGGCCAAGGCCAGCCAACAGGGCTGGGCCTCCAGCTCCAAGCAGGTGGGCTCCTCTGAACCGCACTTTTGCTAAGGGGACCGGTGCGGGGCGCACGGGCACCGTGCTCGGGATGGAGCGGGGCCCGGAGCCGCAGGAGCAGACATGGAGCAGGGGGCTGCGGGGCCTGAGCTGGGCAAGACCCTTCCTCAGAGTGAAGTGTGGGGTTGTGTGCTCCTCTGCCCCACGTGCCCcaaaaaagctgtgaaaaggtgaaaagtgttggttgctcagtcttgtccagttctttgcaacaccttgaactgtagcctgccagtatcctctgcccatgggattctccaggcaagaatcctggagtgggttgccacacccttctccaggagatcttccccacccaggggtcgaagccgggtctcccgcattaaaggcaggttctttaccactgagccacaggggaggcTGCACCAAGTCCTTATCCCTGGCGCCTGTGAATGTGAGGAAACCGGGTCTTTGCAGGTGTGAGGTCAGGGGCCTCCAGATGAGATCAGTCTGGgtttagggtgggccctaaatccgATGACTGGGAACAGGAGAAAGGACATGGGACACAGGGGAAAGGCCGTGTGAAGACAGGCAGAGGCTGCAGTGACGTGCCACAAGCCCAGAACCAGAAGCACCagcaccagaagctggaagggcTGGGAAGAAGCGTCCTCGGGAGCCTTTGGGGGAGCGTGGCCCTGCTCCCCTCGTGATCTCAGACTTCTGCTCTCCAGAACCATGACaataatttgtgttgttttaagccactgtgtgtgctaagttgcctcagtggcgtccgaccctgtgcgagcccatggactgtagccctccagtatctctgtccatgggactctccaggcaagaacactggagtgggtttcaatgccctcctctaggggatcttcctgactcagggatcaaacccacatctcttatgtctcctgcactgatagtCAGGCTCTTCACCAcaagtgccgcctgggaagccccaggcgaCTGGAAGAGGGGGCCGCAGGCTCGGATGTACGTGGTCAGTCAGTAGTGAACTGTGACAGCAGTCCCAGAAAGCTAACATACAAAGGCTTAGAGAGAGCAGTGAGGGTGAGAGGAGAGCCAAGGGGCTCACCCTGGGAGGACCCACTGCCCCAGAGACACGGGTCACCTGTGAGGGGGCCTTGGCCACCACCACTgagaaaagagagattaaaagCTGGCTCACCCTGAACGGCCCAGGTGGGCAGGGCCTCAGCCTACCCACGTCTCCTTCCCAGCCCCCAGAGCAGCTCCCTGCAGCTCCAGGAGCCAGAGACACTCCCGAGGAAAACTGAGAATGGAGCACGGTCCATTCCCCAGGTCAGCCCCCACCTACCCTGCCCACAGGCACAAGAGAGCCACCAAGGGCATGGCCTAGCCCCCTGGCCTCTGCCAGAAAACAGCGCCTCCACAAAGTTCCAGGCAGCTGCAAAAGCAGGCGCGAGCCCCGCGCCCTGGGGTCGGCAGGAGCTCACAGTCGGTGCCCTGTTGGCTCTTCCTGCTGGGCAGCAGCTGGGGGCCTGGCGGGTGTCTACCAGGGTCCTAAGGAGGGCAagtgggggtgtggggagggagtcCCACAGCACACACACGGCCTGCACAGACAACACAGTGATCTTGCCACCTTACTCCTCAGGCTTTTTGGAAGACATATACCCCAGGCCTCAGATCAACACTGCTGAACAGGCAGCTATCAGGAACctctattattatcattattaattaaaGCCTGTTTACATTCGGGTTCActctttctgctgtacagtagcgGGCTCCGACAAATGCAATTACAGCTCCACGCAGAAGAGTTCCATCACcctatgcttgctccttggaaggaaagttacgaccaacctagatggcatattcaaaagcagagacattactttgccgactaaggtccatctagtcaaggctatggtttttcctgtggtcatgtatggatgtgagagttggactgtgaagaaagctgagtgccgaagaattgatgcctttaaactatggtgttggagaagactcttgagagtcccttggactgcaaggagatccaaccagtccattctaaaggagatcagccctgggatttctttggaaggaatgacgctaaagctgaaactccagtattttggccacctcatgcaaagagttgactcattggaaaagactctgatgctgggagggattgggggcaggaggagaaggggatgacagaggatgagatggctggatggcatcacggactggatggacgtgggtctgagtgaactccaggggatggtgatggacagggaggcctggcgtgctgcagttcatggggtcgcagacagtcggacacgactgagcgactgaactgaactgaagcccccTGTGCTCCACCCACTTAGCCTTCTTCCTTTGCCTTGTTCcttagatgtggaaacagtgagtgGGGTCAATGACTCACCCAGGTTTGCAGAGCCTAAGACGGTCTCAGTTGCATCACTTGCCCCCCAAAGCCCAGCCCTTCACTCTGACCTCCACTTCTCCCACACCCTCCAGGACAAGCCAGGACTTTCCATGCGTTTACTTCCTCCTTTGATAGCTTCTGGCCATGAacacacataggcacacacacacacgcaccctgCCTGCAACACTCGCACAATGCTCACCCGcaggcacacaaacacacacacacacacctgccccgCCCCACCCACCCGCACCCCCGCAGCGCTCAcccgcaggcacacacacacacgcacacacacacacacgcacctgccccgccccaccccaccccgcccgcaACCCCGCAGCACTCACCCGCAGgcacacacaacatacacacacacacacacacacgcacctgcCCCGCCCCACCCACCCGCACCCCCGCAGCGCTCAcccgcaggcacacacacacacacacacacacacgcatgcaggcGCACCCGCCCGCAACCCCGCAGCGCTCACCCGCAGGCCCTGCTTGACATCCAGCAGTAGTGTGTGCACCTCCTCCAGGAACTTCCGGGA
This window harbors:
- the IL34 gene encoding interleukin-34 isoform X1 → MPQGLAWLRYLGILLGMALGNEGLEPWPLTRSDECAITGFLRDKLQYRNRLQYMKHYFPINYRVSVPYEGVLRTANITRLQRARVSQQELRYLWVLVSLSATEWVQEVLLEGHPSRKFLEEVHTLLLDVKQGLRGMEVSPQVEAVLNLLSAPGSLKLVRPKALLDNCFRVMELLYCPCCKESSVLNWQDCEAPQPQARSPASAQCEATQLYPLPQPPSTSLPRVLGPSAGPPTQ
- the IL34 gene encoding interleukin-34 isoform X2 — its product is MPQGLAWLRYLGILLGMALGNEGLEPWPLTRSDECAITGFLRDKLQYRNRLQYMKHYFPINYRVSVPYEGVLRTANITRLRARVSQQELRYLWVLVSLSATEWVQEVLLEGHPSRKFLEEVHTLLLDVKQGLRGMEVSPQVEAVLNLLSAPGSLKLVRPKALLDNCFRVMELLYCPCCKESSVLNWQDCEAPQPQARSPASAQCEATQLYPLPQPPSTSLPRVLGPSAGPPTQ